The Vicia villosa cultivar HV-30 ecotype Madison, WI linkage group LG1, Vvil1.0, whole genome shotgun sequence genome includes a region encoding these proteins:
- the LOC131602047 gene encoding expansin-A9-like produces MAFPFGAFMTSSLLFLVVFSFPNVHAKGINSSWKRAAHNVIGSNHVINVPKKSGSKFRTGPWKKAFATFYEGGVGTYGGACGYDDVVKDGYGLDTVALSTVMYKKGRTCGACYQIKCVDCPGCKEGKPSITVTATDLCPPNYAQSSDSGGWCNPPRQHFDLAKPAYLKIADYKAGIVPIKYRRVPCKRKGGIRFTITGNPYFNLVKVSNVGGAGDVVAVHVKGDDKLKWTQLKRNWGQKWETNAMLCEETLTFRVRTSDGRTSTSKQVAPKGWQFGQTFVGKNLGKN; encoded by the exons ATGGCATTCCCTTTTGGAGCTTTTATGACTTCATCATTGCTCTTTCTTGTTGTTTTTTCATTTCCTAATGTGCATGCAAAAGGCATCAACTCCTCGTGGAAACGTGCAGCTCACAATGTTATTGGATCAAACCATGTGATTAATGTCCCCAAAAAAAGTGGCAGCAAGTTTCGAACTGGTCCATGGAAGAAAGCATTTGCTACTTTCTATGAGGGAGGCGTTGGAACTTATG GTGGAGCTTGTGGATATGATGATGTGGTTAAAGATGGTTATGGCCTAGACACAGTAGCATTGAGCACGGTTATGTATAAAAAAGGTAGAACGTGTGGCGCATGTTATCAAATCAAATGTGTGGACTGTCCAGGGTGTAAGGAAGGGAAACCATCTATTACTGTGACGGCAACAGACCTTTGTCCTCCCAATTATGCCCAATCAAGTGATAGTGGAGGATGGTGCAATCCACCACGACAACATTTTGATTTAGCAAAACCTGCTTATCTTAAAATTGCCGACTACAAAGCTGGCATTGTGCCAATCAAATATCGCAG GGTACCGTGCAAGAGAAAGGGAGGTATTCGATTCACGATCACAGGGAATCCTTACTTCAACTTAGTAAAAGTGTCGAATGTTGGAGGAGCTGGTGATGTGGTAGCAGTACATGTAAAGGGTGACGACAAACTGAAATGGACACAATTGAAGAGAAATTGGGGTCAGAAATGGGAGACTAATGCCATGTTATGTGAAGAGACATTGACCTTCAGAGTTAGGACAAGTGATGGAAGGACCTCTACCTCAAAGCAAGTTGCTCCCAAAGGTTGGCAATTTGGTCAGACTTTTGTAGGCAAAAACTTGGGCAAGAACTAA